In Papaver somniferum cultivar HN1 chromosome 1, ASM357369v1, whole genome shotgun sequence, a genomic segment contains:
- the LOC113350083 gene encoding disease resistance protein RGA2-like — protein sequence MAEGFLTSSGRGGKPVSSEDLGNAYFENLVWSGFFQDVELDAFGAIHRCKMHDLVHDLATSLLHRDEFMTVMLGEKEENISKVHRVRLQSGEGTSASLDPLTNATKLRTVPDSVTRITNLRTLDLYNCSRLEALPRELGSLTRLRHLHLKNSRVQVLPPSCIDKLCNLELVTLGEHCELPKEINNWTKLRIFRYDSYDNRNRMPKGVDRLTGLEKLDYIVENGSPNSGSGVDDLADLNALQDLLIVKVENVRGGKEGAETARLKDKQHLRSLRLSWLPISVEEEKEEEEKTQYRSVDDTLVLEGLQPPPGLLHMDSPLPALGMLPSLGVLMLGDMRSVKRLEWVAPPSSSSSSSSCFPSLLRLEVRGCKKLRKSPITLMASLEELFLHDINDDMVNSLVKEGGVRSLTGHASLEELFLHDDIRGVRGLTGHIIILESPDLFYLPPVGELVQHSAHRLSICGCSNFRGFRNDEVLNSSNNNTSLRWLTLALCPVLTALPDLRPFTTLRKLSIHRCKELSKESVPYDLKESLSFVEEFDVDFLEEKTTRFLRHVVAGVRKLSSLLQSSLHVVIRSHLFHSPLVWYSVASDVMKY from the exons ATGGCCGAAGGATTCCTTACCTCATCAGGCCGTGGAGGAAAGCCAGTATCATCTGAAGATTTGGGTAATGCatattttgaaaatttggtttggaGTGGTTTCTTTCAAGACGTCGAGTTGGATGCCTTCGGTGCTATTCACAGATGCAAGATGCACGATTTGGTGCATGATCTTGCAACCAGCCTTCTACATCGTGATGAGTTTATGACTGTGATGCTTGGAGAGAAGGAGGAAAATATCTCAAAGGTTCATCGTGTACGGCTCCAATCTGGTGAGGGAACTTCAGCATCTCTTGATCCGCTTACTAATGCCACAAAATTGCGCACA GTCCCCGACTCAGTCACTCGTATCACCAACTTAAGGACGCTGGACTTGTACAACTGTAGTAGACTGGAGGCCTTACCTAGAGAGCTAGGATCATTGACAAGATTAAGGCATCTTCATTTGAAGAATAGTCGGGTCCAAGTTTTACCACCATCATGCATCGACAAACTCTGCAATCTGGAGCTGGTGACTTTGGGAGAACATTGTGAGCTTCCAAAGGAAATTAACAACTGGACGAAGCTCCGAATCTTTAGGTACGACAGTTACGATAATAGAAATAGAATGCCTAAAGGTGTAGATAGACTTACTGGCCTTGAAAAACTGGATTACATTGTTGAAAATGGAAGTCCCAACAGTGGTAGTGGTGTCGATGATTTAGCAGACTTAAATGCTCTTCAAGATTTACTCATAGTGAAAGTTGAGAACGTGAGGGGAGGAAAAGAAGGCGCCGAGACAGCAAGGCTAAAGGACAAGCAGCACCTTCGCTCTTTGCGTCTATCTTGGCTTCCCATTAGtgtagaagaagagaaggaagaggaagaaaaaacGCAATACAGAAGCGTGGATGATACCTTGGTGTTGGAGGGTCtgcagcctcccccaggtttgtTACATATGGATTCTCCG CTTCCAGCATTGGGCATGCTCCCATCTCTTGGGGTTTTGATGCTTGGTGATATGAGATCAGTGAAGCGTCTCG AATGGGttgctcctccttcttcttcttcttcttcttcttcttgtttcccTTCACTTCTACGATTGGAGGTCAGAGGTTGCAAGAAGTTGAGAAAGTCACCAATAACTTTGATGGCTTCTCTTGAAGAATTGTTTTTGCATGATATCAACGATGATATGGTAAACTCTTTGGTCAAGGAAGGAGGAGTAAGAAGTCTGACAGGACATGCTTCTCTTGAAGAATTGTTTTTGCATGATGATATCAGAGGAGTAAGAGGTCTGACAGGACATATTATTATACTTGAATCTCCGGACTTATTTTATTTACCACCAGTGGGCGAACTAGTGCAACACAGCGCACATCGTCTTAGCATTTGCGGATGCTCTAATTTCCGAGGTTTCCGCAATGATGAGGTactaaacagcagcaacaacaacacttCTTTGAGATGGCTGACTTTAGCGCTTTGCCCCGTCTTGACGGCTTTACCAGATTTGCGACCGTTCACTACTCTCCGAAAATTGTCTATTCACCGATGCAAAGAGCTAAGCAAGGAGTCGGTTCCCTATGATCTTAAGGAATCTCTCTCATTTGTTGAAGAattcgatgttgattttcttgaagaaaaaacGACTCG
- the LOC113298886 gene encoding putative disease resistance protein RGA3 produces MEKWLQKLQFVVYDIQDVMDDFSYQSKHYQKHKVKSLLSLSNPALFAFPALFAFQMSRKISSINGNLDEIHRNCEHYKVKRAGTTYQNNQTSAEYGNRLESSHGRDPEVFGREKAVREILQFMNQTLSPSLPVIASSDETNSVSTLSIVGMGGLGRTVVAKLVYKDAPSSFELKAWVCLSEIFDVYKILGQIVQSITGKHYDDPSNVHYDNPSNVEALTRQVRDMLSGKKFFDCS; encoded by the coding sequence ATGGAAAAGTGGTTGCAAAAGCTTCAGTTTGTTGTTTATGATATTCAAGATGTCATGGAtgatttttcttatcaatcaaaGCATTATCAAAAGCACAAGGTAAAATCCCTACTTTCACTCTCCAACCCAGCGTTATTTGCTTTCCCAGCGTTATTTGCTTTCCAAATGTCCCGTAAAATTAGTTCGATCAATGGAAATTTAGATGAAATTCATAGGAATTGTGAACATTATAAGGTGAAAAGGGCTGGAACTACTTACCAGAACAATCAGACTAGTGCAGAGTACGGTAATAGGCTAGAATCATCTCATGGGAGAGATCCAGAAGTCTTTGGTAGGGAGAAAGCAGTTAGGGAAATACTGCAGTTCATGAACCAAACACTTTCCCCTTCATTACCTGTAATTGCTTCTTCTGACGAAACAAATAGCGTGTCTACATTATCCATCGTGGGCATGGGAGGTTTGGGCAGGACTGTGGTTGCCAAATTGGTATACAAAGATGCACCCTCAAGCTTTGAGCTAAAAGCTTGGGTGTGCCTCtcagagatttttgatgtgtacaAGATTTTAGGACAGATTGTACAGTCGATTACTGGCAAGCATTATGATGATCCATCAAATGTGCATTATGACAATCCATCAAATGTCGAAGCCCTCACACGACAAGTCAGAGACATGCTTAGCGGAAAAAAGTTTTTTGATTGTTCTTGA